A region from the Hypericibacter adhaerens genome encodes:
- a CDS encoding DUF6130 family protein: MDTLKCLTAMAACTLLATAASAQSAKDIVGPSPLVAIENEPLPRLIVDPPLAEPLSRGLVFIQYRTENLRVVPVFGKGALDVSPRIGHVHITVDDAPWHFVDATGQTIIVVGLKPGPHKVLVELADPTHRVIASETVSFTLPGQAP, from the coding sequence ATGGACACGCTCAAATGCCTGACCGCCATGGCCGCCTGCACCCTCCTCGCCACTGCCGCTTCCGCCCAGAGCGCCAAGGACATCGTCGGCCCCTCGCCGCTGGTCGCCATCGAGAACGAGCCGCTGCCCCGGTTGATCGTCGATCCGCCGCTGGCCGAGCCGCTGTCGCGGGGCCTCGTCTTCATCCAGTACCGGACGGAGAACCTGCGCGTGGTGCCGGTGTTCGGCAAAGGCGCCCTCGACGTGTCGCCCCGCATCGGCCATGTGCATATCACCGTCGACGACGCACCCTGGCATTTCGTCGACGCCACCGGCCAGACGATCATCGTGGTCGGCCTGAAGCCAGGCCCGCACAAGGTGCTGGTCGAGCTTGCCGACCCCACGCACCGGGTCATTGCCAGCGAGACGGTGAGCTTCACGCTGCCCGGCCAAGCTCCCTGA
- a CDS encoding cysteine hydrolase: protein MCETENRTEHPVKDEHASRRDVLIAGASMAVALAAAPGLAAAAEVKGSSGPLQVRNTDTAVVFIDPQNDVLSPKGKNWGAVGASVTENKTVENMEAIFKAAKQRGYHVFISPHYFYPTDDGWAFNGPLESDEFRTHTFARSGPLDLSGFANSGADWLDRFKPYIEDGKTVVVSPHKVFGPQTNDLVLQLRKRGISKIILGGMLANMCVESHLREFLEQGFEVIMAKDATAGPRHPDWGDGYQAAIINYRFLAHAVLSTDEVIKAMG from the coding sequence ATGTGCGAGACCGAGAACCGAACGGAACATCCCGTCAAGGACGAGCATGCCTCTCGTCGCGACGTCCTGATCGCCGGCGCGTCGATGGCGGTCGCCCTGGCGGCGGCGCCCGGCCTGGCGGCGGCTGCGGAGGTGAAGGGTTCCTCAGGCCCGCTCCAGGTTCGGAACACCGACACCGCGGTCGTGTTCATCGACCCGCAGAATGACGTGCTGAGCCCGAAGGGCAAGAATTGGGGCGCGGTCGGCGCCAGCGTCACGGAGAACAAGACGGTCGAGAACATGGAGGCGATCTTCAAGGCGGCGAAGCAGCGCGGCTACCACGTCTTCATCTCGCCGCATTACTTCTACCCGACCGACGATGGCTGGGCCTTCAACGGGCCGCTCGAATCCGACGAGTTCAGGACGCATACCTTCGCCCGCAGCGGGCCGCTGGACCTGAGCGGGTTCGCGAACTCGGGCGCGGACTGGCTCGACCGCTTCAAACCCTATATCGAGGACGGCAAGACGGTCGTCGTCAGCCCGCACAAGGTGTTCGGGCCGCAGACGAACGACCTGGTCCTGCAACTGCGGAAGCGGGGCATCAGCAAGATCATCCTGGGCGGCATGCTGGCCAACATGTGCGTCGAATCGCATCTGCGCGAGTTCCTCGAGCAGGGCTTCGAGGTGATCATGGCCAAGGACGCGACCGCCGGCCCCCGGCATCCCGACTGGGGCGACGGCTACCAGGCGGCGATCATCAACTACCGCTTTCTCGCCCACGCCGTGCTGTCGACCGACGAGGTGATCAAGGCGATGGGGTGA
- a CDS encoding alpha/beta fold hydrolase: MATHSPLTPQTTRLRHDKGPVSRRHLLAQGAAVAGATMAVAGSPIPTQAATADQGAAIPVIHYRSKAVDGVNIFYREAGPADAPTVLLLHGFPTSSHMFRNLIPALADRYHVIAPDYPGFGQSDMPDRATFAYTFDRFGELVDALLDQLGVTRYAMYVMDYGAPVGWRLALKHPERISGLIVQNGNAYEEGLKEFWDSIKAYWSDHSEAHRKALYVLVTPETTKFQYTDGMSDLSRISPDNWVHDQALLDRPGNAEIQMDIFYDYRTNLPLYPAVQAYFRKHRPPALIVWGQNDKIFPADGAHLYKRDLPEVEFHLLDTGHFALEDKADEMVPLIRDFLDRKVK, encoded by the coding sequence ATGGCCACCCACTCTCCCTTGACGCCGCAGACGACCCGCCTTCGGCACGACAAGGGTCCGGTGTCCCGCCGCCATCTTCTCGCACAGGGTGCCGCTGTGGCCGGCGCCACAATGGCGGTCGCGGGAAGCCCGATCCCGACCCAGGCCGCCACGGCGGATCAGGGCGCGGCCATACCGGTGATCCATTACCGATCGAAGGCCGTTGACGGCGTCAACATCTTCTATCGCGAAGCGGGGCCTGCGGACGCGCCAACCGTTCTCCTGCTCCACGGCTTTCCCACCTCCTCGCACATGTTCCGGAACCTGATCCCCGCCCTGGCGGATCGCTATCACGTGATCGCTCCGGACTATCCCGGTTTCGGGCAGAGCGACATGCCCGACCGCGCCACATTCGCCTATACCTTCGACCGCTTCGGCGAGCTGGTCGACGCGCTGCTCGATCAGCTCGGCGTCACGCGCTACGCGATGTATGTGATGGATTACGGCGCGCCGGTGGGCTGGCGGCTGGCGCTCAAGCATCCGGAGCGGATCAGCGGCCTGATCGTCCAGAACGGCAACGCCTATGAGGAAGGGCTGAAGGAGTTCTGGGATTCGATCAAGGCGTACTGGTCCGATCATTCGGAGGCCCATCGCAAGGCGCTCTACGTCCTGGTCACGCCGGAAACCACGAAATTCCAATACACGGACGGCATGTCGGATCTCAGCCGCATCTCGCCGGACAACTGGGTCCATGACCAGGCCCTGCTCGACCGGCCGGGCAATGCCGAGATCCAGATGGACATCTTCTACGACTATCGCACCAACCTGCCGCTCTATCCGGCGGTCCAGGCCTATTTCCGCAAGCACCGGCCGCCGGCGCTGATCGTCTGGGGCCAGAACGACAAGATCTTTCCAGCCGACGGCGCCCATCTCTACAAGCGCGATCTGCCCGAGGTCGAGTTCCACCTCCTGGACACCGGTCACTTCGCCCTGGAGGATAAGGCCGACGAAATGGTGCCCCTGATCCGCGATTTCCTCGATCGAAAGGTCAAGTGA
- a CDS encoding ABC transporter permease, whose amino-acid sequence MTDPILETDNITRSFQLGHVEVRALQGVSLRIDRGEFVAIMGSSGSGKSTLMAILGCLDRPSSGRYRLEGVDVARLSEPELARIRSRRLGFVFQSFNLLPRTSAIENVCLPLYYAAGENLRPSERIERAREALAYLGLGHREQNTPGQLSGGEQQRVAIARALMNRPPLLLADEPTGNLDTRTSHEIMETLVALNREQGVTVVVVTHESDIAAYADRVLTMRDGRIVSDERNEKPPQTASVPVAGQAGAARKLSPFHPLDRRPGQPSPRRAAWAFGLMILAAAAQAIGRNKMRSALTMLGVFIGVAALIAMVAIGQGADLVVRKQIESLGANVVVILPGALTTGGIRGGFGSASTLTVADAQAIQREGRAVAQVGYLIRQQAQIQYGNQNWTTSIQGVSDTYPPITNWRVAAGRCITAEDESKAALVIVIGQTIYRQLFAAGENPIGTILQVKGVPLRVIGVLAAKGQSPFGQDQDDIAMIPFTTAERKVLGVAVPGRQQTPLNWAYLPPSNPYNLPAKLTGLTNVIFVQAASPDQVQTAIRQASETLVRRHRIKPGETKDFDVRNLSQYVETAKSSSRVMALLLAVVASISLLVGGIGIMNILLVSVTERTREIGLRMALGARRLHVLLQFLAESVFLSVSGGAAGILVGFGFALALPLVSGWSAPISLPAIAGGFLFAAAVGIFFGYYPARKAARLDPIAALRYE is encoded by the coding sequence ATGACCGACCCCATCCTCGAAACCGATAACATCACCCGCAGCTTCCAGCTCGGTCATGTGGAAGTCCGTGCGCTGCAGGGCGTCAGCCTGCGCATAGACAGGGGCGAGTTCGTCGCCATCATGGGTTCCTCCGGCTCCGGAAAATCGACGCTGATGGCGATCCTCGGCTGCCTCGATCGGCCGAGCAGCGGCCGCTATCGCCTCGAAGGCGTCGACGTGGCCCGTTTGAGCGAGCCCGAACTGGCACGCATCCGCAGCCGGCGCCTGGGCTTCGTGTTCCAGAGCTTCAACCTGCTCCCGCGCACCAGCGCCATCGAGAATGTCTGCCTGCCGCTCTATTACGCGGCCGGGGAGAATCTGCGCCCGTCGGAGCGCATCGAGCGCGCGCGCGAAGCGCTGGCTTACCTGGGCCTCGGCCACCGCGAGCAGAACACGCCGGGCCAGCTTTCCGGCGGCGAGCAGCAGCGCGTGGCCATCGCGCGGGCCCTCATGAACCGCCCGCCGCTTCTTCTCGCCGACGAGCCGACCGGCAATCTGGATACCCGCACCTCTCATGAAATCATGGAGACCCTGGTCGCGCTGAACCGCGAGCAGGGCGTCACCGTCGTCGTCGTCACGCACGAAAGCGACATCGCCGCCTATGCGGATCGCGTTTTGACCATGCGCGACGGCCGCATCGTATCGGACGAGAGGAACGAGAAGCCGCCTCAGACAGCCTCCGTACCCGTCGCCGGCCAGGCCGGTGCGGCGAGAAAGCTTTCGCCCTTCCACCCCCTGGATCGCCGGCCGGGCCAGCCCTCGCCGCGCAGGGCAGCCTGGGCCTTCGGCCTCATGATACTGGCCGCGGCGGCGCAGGCGATCGGACGCAACAAAATGCGCTCGGCTCTGACCATGCTGGGCGTCTTCATCGGGGTTGCCGCCCTGATCGCCATGGTCGCGATCGGCCAGGGAGCGGACCTCGTGGTCCGCAAGCAGATCGAGAGCCTGGGCGCGAATGTCGTGGTCATCCTGCCCGGCGCGCTGACCACGGGCGGCATTCGTGGCGGCTTCGGCAGCGCCAGCACGCTGACCGTCGCCGACGCGCAAGCCATCCAACGCGAGGGCCGCGCCGTCGCGCAGGTCGGCTATCTCATCCGACAGCAGGCGCAGATCCAATATGGCAACCAGAACTGGACCACGAGCATTCAGGGCGTCAGCGATACCTATCCGCCGATCACCAACTGGCGCGTCGCGGCCGGCCGCTGCATCACGGCCGAGGACGAAAGCAAGGCCGCGCTCGTCATCGTCATCGGGCAGACCATCTATCGGCAGCTCTTCGCGGCCGGCGAGAACCCGATCGGCACGATCCTGCAGGTCAAGGGCGTGCCGTTGCGGGTCATCGGCGTCCTGGCGGCGAAGGGGCAGTCGCCCTTCGGCCAGGACCAGGATGACATCGCGATGATTCCCTTCACGACCGCGGAGCGGAAGGTGCTGGGAGTCGCCGTTCCGGGCCGGCAGCAGACGCCCCTCAACTGGGCCTACCTGCCGCCGTCCAATCCCTACAATCTGCCGGCGAAGCTGACCGGCCTCACCAACGTGATTTTCGTTCAGGCGGCGAGCCCCGATCAGGTCCAGACAGCCATCCGCCAGGCGAGCGAGACGCTGGTCCGCCGCCACCGGATCAAGCCCGGGGAAACCAAGGATTTCGATGTGCGGAATCTCAGCCAGTATGTTGAAACGGCCAAAAGCAGCAGCCGCGTCATGGCCCTGCTCCTGGCCGTCGTCGCCTCGATCTCGCTTCTGGTCGGCGGCATCGGGATCATGAACATCCTCCTGGTATCCGTCACCGAGCGCACGCGCGAGATCGGCCTGCGAATGGCGCTCGGTGCGCGGCGGCTTCATGTGCTGCTGCAATTTCTCGCCGAATCGGTTTTCCTAAGCGTCAGCGGCGGTGCGGCCGGCATCCTGGTCGGCTTCGGCTTTGCCCTCGCTCTTCCTCTCGTCTCCGGATGGTCGGCTCCCATCTCCCTGCCTGCGATCGCCGGGGGATTCCTCTTCGCCGCCGCCGTCGGGATCTTCTTTGGCTACTACCCGGCGCGAAAAGCCGCCCGCCTCGATCCCATCGCCGCCCTGCGGTACGAATGA
- a CDS encoding LysR family transcriptional regulator encodes MDRLESMSVIIAVAEAGGLSAASRKLGMPVPTVSRKLAELETRLNTRLFHRSPRQITLTDAGRSYIEACKRIVEQVEDAEREVSGEYRSPMGHLAATAPWGLGHSLLLPIACEFLSAYPDITLRLALTDRVLRPLEDKIDVVIRIGALADSSMIATRIGSVRLVACASPAYLSEHGCPKKPSELKDHVCITTDDMAAPRNWKFAKGKREIATPIQSRLTVNTSEAAVEAAVAGVGIARVMSYKMETARRAGKLAILLDSFEHEPMPVHILHAEQKPMPLKLRAFLNWVTPRLKAKLAQVG; translated from the coding sequence ATGGACCGTTTGGAGTCGATGTCGGTGATCATCGCCGTGGCCGAGGCGGGCGGCCTCTCGGCGGCGTCGCGCAAGCTGGGGATGCCGGTCCCCACCGTCAGCCGGAAGCTGGCCGAGCTCGAGACGCGGCTGAACACCCGGCTGTTCCACCGTTCGCCGCGGCAGATCACGCTGACGGATGCGGGGCGATCCTATATCGAGGCCTGCAAGCGCATCGTCGAGCAGGTGGAGGATGCCGAGCGGGAGGTTTCCGGCGAATACAGATCGCCGATGGGCCATCTGGCGGCGACAGCACCGTGGGGCCTCGGGCATTCGCTGCTGCTGCCGATCGCCTGCGAGTTCCTGTCCGCTTATCCCGACATCACCTTGCGGCTCGCGCTCACCGATCGCGTGCTCAGGCCGCTCGAGGACAAGATCGATGTCGTGATCCGGATCGGGGCGCTGGCCGACAGCAGCATGATCGCGACCCGCATCGGCTCGGTGCGGCTCGTCGCCTGCGCGAGCCCGGCCTATCTCTCAGAGCATGGCTGTCCCAAGAAGCCGAGCGAGCTGAAGGACCATGTCTGCATCACGACCGACGACATGGCCGCGCCCCGCAACTGGAAGTTCGCGAAAGGCAAACGCGAGATCGCCACGCCGATCCAGTCGCGGCTGACGGTGAACACGTCGGAGGCCGCGGTCGAGGCGGCGGTCGCGGGCGTGGGGATCGCCCGGGTCATGTCCTACAAGATGGAGACCGCAAGGCGCGCGGGCAAGCTGGCGATCCTGCTGGACTCCTTCGAGCATGAACCGATGCCCGTGCATATCCTCCATGCCGAGCAGAAACCGATGCCCCTGAAGCTGCGTGCCTTCCTCAACTGGGTGACGCCGCGGCTCAAGGCCAAGCTGGCCCAGGTGGGGTGA
- a CDS encoding efflux RND transporter periplasmic adaptor subunit, whose product MNRQVTGVADEKSVTSFRSDGGTGETRHRPWLKAAVLLAFLLATVGAGAFWWRSHSAPPIHYVTMPVTRGEVARAVTATGTVNPELTVIVGSYVSGVIQQLFCDYNTQVKAGQICAKIDPRPYQMTVNQAQAALDVAKAQLEKDKANLVYAKLTLDRTTALARRDFSTQDAADSAKNAYDQAQAQIGLDQATIEQREAELEAAQVNLGYTDITSPVEGTVVSRNVTQGQTVAASFQTPTLFLIATDLTKMQVDTNVSESDVGAVAEGNKATFTVDAFPSRVFEGTVTQLRQSPQSVQNVITFDAVVSVDNRDLSLKPGMTASARVVTERRSDVLRVPNQALRYLPGGIVPEGGTAATQAPTAGSGQALLWVLRDGRPAAVTVKVGLDDDSNTEIVEGDLHPGDLVIVGED is encoded by the coding sequence ATGAACAGGCAGGTGACCGGTGTGGCAGATGAAAAGAGCGTAACCTCGTTCCGCTCCGACGGAGGCACCGGAGAAACGCGGCACCGTCCGTGGCTGAAGGCCGCCGTCCTCCTGGCGTTTCTCCTGGCTACCGTCGGCGCCGGCGCTTTCTGGTGGCGATCGCACAGCGCGCCACCGATCCATTATGTCACCATGCCCGTCACGCGCGGCGAAGTCGCCCGCGCCGTCACCGCCACGGGCACCGTCAATCCCGAGCTCACCGTCATTGTCGGTTCCTATGTTTCCGGCGTGATTCAGCAGCTCTTTTGCGACTACAACACCCAAGTCAAGGCAGGGCAGATCTGCGCGAAGATCGATCCCCGCCCCTACCAGATGACGGTCAATCAGGCCCAGGCCGCCCTCGACGTGGCGAAGGCGCAGCTGGAGAAGGACAAGGCCAATCTCGTCTACGCGAAACTCACCTTGGATCGGACGACAGCGCTGGCGCGACGCGACTTCTCCACCCAGGACGCCGCCGACAGTGCCAAGAACGCCTACGATCAGGCCCAGGCCCAGATCGGCCTCGACCAGGCGACGATCGAGCAGCGGGAGGCCGAGCTCGAGGCCGCCCAGGTCAATCTCGGCTATACCGACATCACCTCGCCCGTGGAGGGCACTGTGGTGTCCCGCAACGTCACGCAGGGGCAGACGGTCGCCGCCAGCTTCCAGACGCCCACGCTGTTCCTGATCGCGACCGACCTCACCAAGATGCAGGTCGACACCAATGTCAGCGAAAGCGACGTCGGCGCGGTCGCGGAAGGCAACAAGGCGACATTCACTGTCGACGCGTTCCCCAGCCGCGTCTTCGAGGGAACCGTCACGCAGCTCAGACAGTCGCCGCAGTCGGTGCAGAATGTCATCACCTTCGATGCGGTGGTGAGCGTCGACAACCGCGACCTGTCGCTGAAGCCGGGGATGACCGCCTCGGCACGGGTCGTGACCGAACGCAGATCCGACGTGCTGCGGGTCCCGAATCAGGCGCTGCGGTACCTGCCCGGCGGGATCGTTCCGGAAGGCGGCACGGCAGCGACGCAGGCGCCGACGGCCGGGAGCGGCCAAGCCCTGCTCTGGGTCTTGCGTGACGGCAGGCCTGCCGCCGTCACGGTCAAGGTCGGGCTCGACGATGACAGCAACACCGAGATCGTCGAGGGCGATCTTCACCCCGGCGACCTGGTGATCGTCGGCGAAGACTAG
- a CDS encoding DMT family transporter, with protein sequence MTDPTGTGAESLHSRRNTWLGILLVLSSAVAWSSMGLFVRLVPTADVWTVVFWRSIFGGLSIVGLAMIERRQLSFDWRRTLTLPGIAITAFIATGIFAAIYSMQNTTIANGCVIYSTVPFMTAALAWLWFRERPGARTLFCTAIAIAGVAVTVGGTLALGGGHLKGDLAMVYATFSLAMMTVIMRRYRDTPMLESVALACFAAAAFAWLVTDPFAISTRDMVLIGLCGIVTQGGGLGIYTMGARRLPSAQAALLSAAEMPLSPLWVWIFVDEVPADETFIGGGFVLAAVLWNIGMEIKARPKMAAAVPAGDPPG encoded by the coding sequence ATGACCGATCCCACCGGAACCGGCGCCGAGAGCCTGCATAGCCGGCGCAATACCTGGCTGGGGATCCTGCTGGTGCTGAGCTCGGCCGTCGCCTGGAGTAGCATGGGCCTTTTCGTGCGCCTGGTGCCGACGGCCGATGTTTGGACCGTCGTGTTCTGGCGCAGCATCTTCGGCGGGCTCTCGATCGTGGGGCTGGCGATGATCGAGCGGCGGCAGCTCTCCTTCGACTGGCGGCGCACCCTGACGCTGCCGGGGATCGCGATCACGGCCTTCATCGCCACCGGCATCTTCGCGGCCATCTACTCGATGCAGAACACCACGATCGCCAATGGCTGCGTGATCTACTCGACCGTGCCCTTCATGACGGCGGCGCTCGCCTGGCTCTGGTTCCGCGAGCGGCCCGGCGCCCGCACCCTCTTCTGCACGGCGATCGCGATCGCCGGCGTCGCGGTCACGGTCGGCGGCACGCTGGCGCTGGGCGGCGGCCATCTGAAGGGCGACCTGGCGATGGTCTATGCGACCTTCTCGCTCGCCATGATGACCGTGATCATGCGCCGCTACCGCGACACGCCGATGCTGGAATCGGTGGCGCTGGCCTGCTTCGCGGCCGCGGCCTTCGCCTGGCTCGTCACCGATCCCTTCGCGATCTCCACGCGGGACATGGTGCTGATCGGGCTCTGCGGCATCGTCACCCAGGGCGGCGGGCTCGGGATCTACACCATGGGCGCCCGCCGCCTGCCCTCCGCCCAGGCCGCCCTGCTGAGCGCCGCCGAGATGCCGCTCTCGCCGCTCTGGGTCTGGATCTTCGTCGACGAGGTGCCGGCCGACGAGACCTTCATCGGCGGGGGCTTCGTGCTGGCGGCCGTGCTCTGGAACATCGGCATGGAGATCAAGGCACGGCCGAAGATGGCGGCAGCGGTGCCGGCGGGCGACCCGCCGGGCTAG
- a CDS encoding M48 family metalloprotease, which translates to MCMAGFFRQKQLHGSTCLSRRGALIGLGAFGLSIFHARNVLAQSSDLLQELTGAAANLVGAALTLPDEATLGNALYGRVIAMSGGTYHNTAIQQSIQRVAAPLIAASTRPEFQWEIVVLDDNAVNAWSLPGGKLAVNKGLLRYVANEDELAAVISHEIGHVDRSHALEEMKTERFTSSLSNSARGALASHTSGGAAIASTAVADALQEPMMKMATSGYSRSAEREADAYIFNVFAKSGNDPRKAPDFFRTLTQLAPHDTKGTTSLFSTYPDTMERIALLEEAAKSQPTHAPRNPSVAFNQIKSTFPTRMYYRRLG; encoded by the coding sequence ATGTGCATGGCCGGCTTTTTTCGGCAGAAGCAACTTCACGGCTCCACCTGCCTGTCGCGCCGCGGGGCGCTGATCGGGCTGGGTGCCTTCGGTTTATCGATTTTCCATGCCCGAAACGTCCTGGCCCAATCTTCGGATCTGCTCCAGGAACTTACCGGCGCGGCTGCCAATCTCGTCGGCGCAGCGCTGACATTGCCGGATGAAGCCACCCTGGGGAACGCGCTCTATGGCCGCGTCATCGCCATGTCGGGCGGCACCTATCACAACACCGCGATCCAGCAATCGATCCAGCGTGTAGCCGCCCCTTTGATTGCCGCCTCGACGCGACCGGAGTTCCAATGGGAGATCGTCGTGCTCGACGACAACGCCGTGAATGCCTGGTCGCTGCCGGGCGGCAAGCTCGCGGTGAACAAGGGACTGCTGCGCTATGTGGCCAATGAAGACGAGCTTGCCGCCGTCATCTCGCATGAAATCGGCCATGTCGATCGCAGCCATGCGCTGGAAGAGATGAAGACCGAGCGCTTCACCTCCAGCCTGTCCAATTCCGCCCGGGGAGCGCTGGCGTCGCACACCAGCGGCGGCGCGGCGATCGCGTCCACGGCGGTTGCCGACGCCTTGCAGGAGCCGATGATGAAAATGGCGACGTCGGGCTACTCCCGCAGCGCCGAGCGCGAGGCCGATGCCTATATCTTCAATGTGTTCGCCAAGTCCGGGAACGACCCGCGAAAGGCGCCGGACTTCTTTCGCACCTTGACGCAGCTCGCACCTCACGACACGAAGGGAACGACCTCCCTGTTCTCCACCTACCCGGACACCATGGAGAGAATCGCCCTCTTGGAAGAGGCGGCCAAGTCGCAGCCGACCCATGCGCCCCGCAACCCCAGCGTCGCGTTCAACCAGATCAAATCCACATTCCCGACACGCATGTACTACCGCAGATTGGGGTAG
- a CDS encoding alpha/beta fold hydrolase, with protein sequence MTSRPSGPEHPMLTPRRRVLIGGISAAAIAALPAELAAGTPETTSGATAQSPEGAHTMGTIKTKDGTEIFYKDWGKGRPVCFSHGWPLNADAWDDQMFFLASHGYRCIAHDRRGHGRSGQSWNGNDLDTYADDLAALIAALDLKDATLIGHSTGGGEVTRYVGRHGTRRVHKLVLVSAIPPLMLKTPANPNGLPIEVFDDTRAGMAGDRAQFYRDLSSPFYGVNRPGSKVSKDVQDAFWLWSMQAGLKGAYDCIKAFSETDLTEDLKKVDVPTLVIHGDDDQIVPIADSALLSSKLIKNATLKVYPGAPHGLMATHKEQLNNDLLAFAAA encoded by the coding sequence ATGACGAGCCGGCCGAGCGGTCCTGAACATCCGATGCTCACGCCCCGCCGCCGGGTCCTGATCGGGGGAATTTCCGCCGCTGCCATCGCCGCCCTGCCCGCGGAGCTGGCCGCCGGCACGCCGGAGACCACGAGCGGCGCGACCGCTCAAAGCCCTGAAGGAGCTCACACCATGGGCACGATCAAGACGAAGGACGGCACCGAGATCTTCTACAAGGATTGGGGCAAGGGCCGCCCGGTCTGCTTCTCCCATGGCTGGCCGTTGAATGCCGATGCCTGGGACGACCAGATGTTCTTCCTGGCGTCGCACGGATACCGGTGCATCGCGCATGACCGTCGCGGCCATGGCCGGTCCGGCCAATCCTGGAACGGCAACGATCTCGACACCTATGCCGACGATCTCGCGGCGCTGATCGCGGCCCTGGATCTGAAGGATGCTACCCTGATCGGCCATTCCACCGGCGGCGGCGAGGTTACCCGCTATGTCGGCCGGCATGGGACGCGGCGCGTCCATAAGCTCGTGCTGGTCTCGGCCATCCCGCCCCTGATGCTGAAGACGCCGGCCAATCCGAACGGCCTTCCGATCGAGGTGTTCGACGACACCCGAGCGGGCATGGCCGGCGACCGCGCGCAGTTCTACCGCGACCTCAGCTCACCCTTCTATGGCGTGAACCGGCCCGGCTCGAAGGTCTCGAAGGACGTCCAGGATGCCTTCTGGCTCTGGTCCATGCAGGCCGGATTGAAGGGTGCCTATGACTGCATCAAGGCGTTCTCCGAGACGGACCTGACCGAGGACCTCAAGAAGGTCGACGTCCCGACGCTCGTGATCCATGGCGACGACGACCAGATCGTTCCGATCGCGGATTCGGCGCTGCTTTCCTCGAAGCTCATCAAGAACGCAACATTGAAGGTCTATCCTGGCGCTCCTCACGGGCTCATGGCGACGCACAAGGAGCAGCTGAACAACGACCTGCTCGCCTTCGCGGCAGCTTGA